A genome region from Synchiropus splendidus isolate RoL2022-P1 chromosome 5, RoL_Sspl_1.0, whole genome shotgun sequence includes the following:
- the LOC128759305 gene encoding glucagon-like peptide 2 receptor translates to MSFVLHMKGDRVITPKSHRQTNRVLGELPGYFGIKPAALLNSVKSENLSPGIYCNGTFDAFACWPHSPPGNVSIPCPPYLPWITADTSRRAYRECLEDGTWRLAENSSAPWRDHSECQEHHFFKDKEDEMLRQTALRLISVIGYSLSLSSLTLATLLMGMLRKLHCTRNYIHMNLFMSFILRAVAVISKEIILHVMYSNLPKDDPGWNAYSTSMALMCKFSKVAMEYFVACNYFWLLVEAIFLHTLLFTAVLAKRRLLKQYLLLGWGTPVLFVTPWTVVKITYENTECWSIVNRWFWWIIRGPITVSVLIIFFIFIKILMLLLSKLKADQVKFTDYRYSLARATLVLIPLLGIHEVVFTVLIDECVEGHSRYARNFVNLTLSSFQGFLVAVLYCFANGEVQAEVKKRWQLFLFTHHFQVRTCVRSAPLKHLWKFTRQPQCQRSGEQATGSRTNPRSLQVVVHGGPERPQGDGQALKGCNTATIDFLTRKSLSSSDGDMTLGETMEEILEESEF, encoded by the exons atgtCTTTTGTCCTTCACATGAAAGGTGACCGCGTCATTACTCCAAAGTCTCATCGCCAAACGAACCGAGTACTGGGAGAACTGCCAGGCTACTTTGGTATCAAGCCAGCAGCACTCCTCAACAG TGTGAAATCAGAGAACTTGTCTCCAGGAATCTACTGCAATGGAACTTTCGACGCGTTTGCATGCTGGCCCCATTCACCGCCCGGGAACGTGTCTATCCCGTGTCCCCCATACTTGCCATGGATCACTGCAG ATACATCAAGGAGAGCATACAGAGAATGCTTGGAAGATGGCACCTGGAGACTGGCGGAGAATTCCTCAGCTCCATGGAGGGATCACTCCGAATGTCAGGAGCACCACTTTTTTAAGGACAAG GAGGATGAAATGCTGCGGCAGACGGCGCTTCGACTGATCTCCGTGATTGGCtactctctctcgctctcctccctcACACTGGCTACCTTGCTCATGGGCATGCTAAG AAAGCTCCACTGCACCCGAAATTACATCCACATGAATCTCTTCATGTCGTTCATCCTGAGAGCGGTGGCCGTCATATCCAAGGAGATTATATTACATGTGATGTATTCCAACCTGCCCAAGGACGACCCCGGGTGGAACGCTTACTCCACCTCT atGGCACTGATGTGCAAATTCTCCAAAGTAGCGATGGAGTATTTTGTCGCCTGTAACTACTTCTGGCTCCTGGTGGAGGCCATTTTTCTCCACACACTGCTCTTCACTGCTGTCCTGGCCAAGAGACGTCTGCTGAAGCAATACCTGCTGCTGGGATGGG gAACCCCTGTGCTGTTTGTGACTCCGTGGACTGTTGTGAAGATCACGTATGAAAACACAGA ATGCTGGTCCATTGTGAACAGATGGTTCTGGTGGATCATCCGTGGGCCCATCACCGTGTCAGTGCTG ATTATATTCTTTATATTCATCAAGATTctcatgctgctgctgtccaaACTGAAGGCAGACCAGGTGAAGTTCACAGACTACAGATACAG CTTGGCCCGAGCTACACTGGTACTGATTCCTCTGCTGGGGATCCACGAGGTGGTTTTCACCGTGCTGATCGATGAGTGTGTGGAGGGCCACAGCCGCTACGCCCGGAACTTTGTCAACCTCACCCTCAGCTCTTTTCAG GGATTTTTGGTGGCTGTGCTGTACTGTTTTGCAAATGGAGAG GTTCAAGCGGAGGTGAAAAAGCGCTGGCAGCTTTTTCTGTTCACCCACCATTTCCAGGTCAGGACCTGTGTCAGGAGCGCGCCGCTCAAGCACCTCTGGAAGTTCACCCGTCAGCCTCAGTGCCAGCGGTCCGGCGAGCAGGCGACAGGCTCCAGGACCAACCCTCGCTCTCTCCAAGTGGTTGTGCACGGGGGACCGGAAAGGCCTCAGGGCGACGGTCAGGCACTGAAGGGTTGCAATACCGCAACAATCGACTTCCTCACCAGAAAGAGTCTGTCCAGCAGTGACGGAGACATGACCCTGGGGGAGACAATGGAGGAGATTCTGGAAGAGAGCGAGTTCTGA